Proteins encoded together in one Musa acuminata AAA Group cultivar baxijiao chromosome BXJ3-6, Cavendish_Baxijiao_AAA, whole genome shotgun sequence window:
- the LOC135640182 gene encoding uncharacterized protein LOC135640182 isoform X3, translating to MTPIKMLSFIRDILWHLRDQKLMVFGLIFTVSSLIKVDSYNKISDHVGKSSQRLVGCWPVSEAYLTSSYFAQQKSLFDSDCHDYLAGEFSSGDFCKGMASEISLLQLSDLQRRLHVFLDAAVFGDTNLELPSALSNRSIVEVHMNIGHENPLRGYETVLELPLHARYPPLDDSGYAEVQLGHPDLFLHCRSKEAQSEPCLWRLTEVNAGPAKAVMWRVPSGNDAHRGIVSSVTFVSALVCALSIVVSAITSRNKDVRRSR from the exons ATGACGCCGATTA AGATGTTATCATTCATTAGGGACATCCTATGGCATCTTAGAGACCAGAAACTTATGGTATTTGGTCTTATCTTCACAGTTTCATCACTTATCAAG GTGGACAGTTATAATAAGATTTCTGACCATGTTGGAAAAAGCAGTCAGAGACTTGTTGGCTGTTGGCCAGTCTCTGAAGCATATCTTActagttcatactttgcacaacagAAAAGCCTGTTTGATTCAGATTGTCATGATTATCTAGCTGGAGAGTTTAGTTCCGGTGACTTCTGTAAAGGGATGGCTAGTGAAATTAGCTTGCTTCAACTTTCAGATCTCCAGCGACGACTTCATG TTTTTTTGGACGCTGCTGTTTTCGGAGACACAAATTTGGAATTGCCCTCTGCACTCTCCAACAGATCAATTGTTGAGGTTCACATGAACATTGGCCATGAGAATCCTTTGAGGGGCTATGAAACTGTACTGGAACTTCCTCTGCATGCTAGATACCCG CCCCTTGATGATAGTGGCTATGCAGAAGTCCAATTGGGACATCCGGATTTGTTTCTGCATTGCAGGTCAAAGGAAGCTCAGTCAGAACCGTGTTTGTGGAGACTCACTGAAGTGAATGCTGGGCCTGCAAAGGCAGTCATGTGGCGTGTTCCTTCTGGGAATGATGCACACAGAGGCATTGTATCCAGTGTTACTTTTGTTTCAGCATTGGTTTGTGCTCTATCTATTGTTGTTTCTGCTATTACTTCTAGAAACAAAGATGTCAGACGGTCAAGATGA
- the LOC103986564 gene encoding uncharacterized protein LOC103986564, whose protein sequence is MEVHLKDLFARFQEQFGSGPGLGPSCGTCLLKVEGAPPAFIKSLFRAAAALFRTEPWKRLRPRHLFGIRIGKDTDWSNKKQLFPCAQFIGGDGGDLGFHLFKSEQDAMRMTGVRETNRVPNVEVLRVLFDQEPLLSPSNKRMIRSLALESSGPDRFPAIDVARCTSTGGLRFRNPTLEELRYVYAFMKAIALVHPLLQWADDSIPRRGRFMNFEPFIETVDVQWPPEVIKGGDLVAVTISHPMSQVYEEKKLVSASAKCLEPPKEELPPAEAMTNWTTLRQCAMCDKEIYGDQSLCCGRCRAVVYCGPVCQKQHWKDAHKGVCGLYRAMMEREEELSIKIFIFPCFVENPCKWLETKGVHQKGMWRRKCNCYSHCPYGLLPVKTSGNSEAWGGLGDGEYPPDSALAGYLNGSSNPTLLSGWSEYYNLRSLPLSSPVSAILSHPLTVHHIVTALAISSKNRLIKGKEVIVHYLGPAGELDWMPAFAEIGHLLNGLGNIQMVMIGPEVPSNLSGTFSGISGRLRVNMVRGMYQEQAPYLSSPHVVVALNCGLDNYGSWESAIDLIKSMNVPTFFTETSEISCANAKQVLRGAGLHISHPVTPNPFRSPLRNQAPSSNNKVPRIARRTIISAGNDLQKQNTEASMQNIHSGAM, encoded by the exons ATGGAGGTGCATCTCAAGGACCTGTTTGCCAGATTCCAAGAGCAATTTGGCTCTGGGCCGGGCCTTGGACCTAGCTGTGGAACTTGCCTTCTGAAAGTTGAAGGAGCTCCTCCGGCATTCATCAAATCCCTCTTCCGGGCTGCAGCCGCCCTCTTCCGTACTGAACCATGGAAAAGGCTGAGGCCACGGCATCTGTTCGGCATCCGAATTGGGAAGGACACAGACTGGTCCAACAAGAAGCAATTGTTTCCTTGTGCTCAGTTCATCGGTGGAGATGGAGGGGACCTTGGCTTCCACTTGTTCAAATCTGAGCAGGATGCCATGAGAATGACTGGAGTTAGGGAGACGAATCGAGTTCCAAATGTGGAAGTGCTGAGGGTCCTATTTGATCAAGAACCACTGTTGTCCCCTTCCAATAAGAGAATGATAAGGTCACTGGCTTTGGAATCCTCTGGCCCTGATAGGTTTCCAGCCATTGATGTCGCTCGATGCACTTCAACAGGTGGGCTGCGGTTTAGAAATCCTACGCTTGAGGAGCTCCGATATGTCTATGCTTTCATGAAAGCTATAGCTCTTGTGCACCCGTTGCTTCAATGGGCTGATGATAGCATTCCCAGAAGAGGAAGGTTTATGAATTTTGAACCGTTTATTGAGACAGTCGATGTGCAGTGGCCTCCTGAAGTCATCAAGGGAGGGGACCTTGTTGCTGTCACCATTTCACATCCAATGAGTCAGGTATATGAGGAGAAGAAGCTTGTTTCGGCCTCAGCAAAGTGTCTGGAACCACCCAAGGAAGAGCTTCCTCCTGCTGAAGCGATGACCAATTGGACTACTTTGAGGCAGTGCGCGATGTGTGACAAAGAGATTTATGGGGATCAGTCTTTGTGTTGTGGACGATGTCGTGCAGTGGTTTATTGTGGCCCTGTGTGCCAGAAGCAGCACTGGAAGGATGCGCACAAGGGTGTATGCGGTCTCTACAGAGCAATGATGGAGAGAGAGGAAGAGTTGTCTATCAAGATATTTATCTTTCCTTGCTTTGTTGAAAACCCATGCAAATGGCTTGAAACAAAGGGTGTCCATCAGAAAGGAATGTGGAGAAGGAAATGCAATTGCTATTCTCATTGTCCATACGGCCTCCTCCCTGTAAAGACAAGTGGAAACTCAGAGGCATGGGGAGGTCTAGGCGATGGGGAGTATCCACCAGATTCAGCATTAGCGGGTTATTTGAATGGAAGTTCGAATCCCACTCTTCTCTCCGGTTGGTCTGAGTACTATAATCTCCGATCTCTCCCATTGTCAAGCCCTGTTTCTGCAATACTCTCACACCCTTTGACAGTTCACCATATAGTGACTGCCCTAGCTATAAGTTCTAAGAATCGATTAATTAAAGGGAAAGAGGTGATTGTGCATTACCTTGGCCCTGCAGGAGAGCTAGATTGGATGCCTGCATTTGCTGAGATTGGGCATTTGCTGAATGGGTTGGGTAACATACAGATGGTTATGATTGGTCCTGAAGTTCCAAGTAACCTATCAGGGACTTTCTCAGGAATTAGTGGTAGGCTGAGAGTCAACATGGTGAGAGGAATGTATCAGGAACAAGCCCCTTACCTATCCTCTCCGCATGTTGTGGTTGCTCTGAACTGTGGACTGGATAACTATGGGAGCTGGGAAAGTGCCATTGACCTAATTAAGTCGATGAATGTCCCGACTTTCTTCACCGAAACGTCTGAAATATCATGTGCAAATGCTAAGCAGGTGCTACGTGGAGCTGGCCTTCACATCAGCCATCCGGTGACACCAAACCCATTTCGTTCACCTCTGCGGAATCAGGCACCTTCAA GTAACAACAAGGTTCCCAGAATCGCCCGAAGAACCATTATTTCCGCCGGTAACGATCTCCAGAAGCAGAACACCGAAGCTTCGATGCAGAACATACACTCCGGTGCCATGTAA
- the LOC135640182 gene encoding uncharacterized protein LOC135640182 isoform X1, producing the protein MTPIKMLSFIRDILWHLRDQKLMVFGLIFTVSSLIKVDSYNKISDHVGKSSQRLVGCWPVSEAYLTSSYFAQQKSLFDSDCHDYLAGEFSSGDFCKGMASEISLLQLSDLQRRLHGEGSHRHLISTLKFMNRSYIRSLLDSHDCKAVIIERLPIGIFADLFELQHLVHRKVFLDAAVFGDTNLELPSALSNRSIVEVHMNIGHENPLRGYETVLELPLHARYPPLDDSGYAEVQLGHPDLFLHCRSKEAQSEPCLWRLTEVNAGPAKAVMWRVPSGNDAHRGIVSSVTFVSALVCALSIVVSAITSRNKDVRRSR; encoded by the exons ATGACGCCGATTA AGATGTTATCATTCATTAGGGACATCCTATGGCATCTTAGAGACCAGAAACTTATGGTATTTGGTCTTATCTTCACAGTTTCATCACTTATCAAG GTGGACAGTTATAATAAGATTTCTGACCATGTTGGAAAAAGCAGTCAGAGACTTGTTGGCTGTTGGCCAGTCTCTGAAGCATATCTTActagttcatactttgcacaacagAAAAGCCTGTTTGATTCAGATTGTCATGATTATCTAGCTGGAGAGTTTAGTTCCGGTGACTTCTGTAAAGGGATGGCTAGTGAAATTAGCTTGCTTCAACTTTCAGATCTCCAGCGACGACTTCATGGTGAAGGATCTCATCGTCACTTAATATCCACCTTGAAATTCATGAACAGATCATACATTAGGTCTTTGCTTGACTCTCACGACTGCAAAGCAGTAATAATCGAGAGACTTCCAATCGGTATTTTTGCTGATTTATTTGAGCTACAGCATCTTGTCCACCGCAAAG TTTTTTTGGACGCTGCTGTTTTCGGAGACACAAATTTGGAATTGCCCTCTGCACTCTCCAACAGATCAATTGTTGAGGTTCACATGAACATTGGCCATGAGAATCCTTTGAGGGGCTATGAAACTGTACTGGAACTTCCTCTGCATGCTAGATACCCG CCCCTTGATGATAGTGGCTATGCAGAAGTCCAATTGGGACATCCGGATTTGTTTCTGCATTGCAGGTCAAAGGAAGCTCAGTCAGAACCGTGTTTGTGGAGACTCACTGAAGTGAATGCTGGGCCTGCAAAGGCAGTCATGTGGCGTGTTCCTTCTGGGAATGATGCACACAGAGGCATTGTATCCAGTGTTACTTTTGTTTCAGCATTGGTTTGTGCTCTATCTATTGTTGTTTCTGCTATTACTTCTAGAAACAAAGATGTCAGACGGTCAAGATGA
- the LOC103986565 gene encoding small ribosomal subunit protein mS86 (rPPR1): protein MAAVAAARNHLLNHLRYRSFSSASAILNPSDPSAVLTSKQKSRAALALLKSETDPSRIIDICRAAALSPSSSHLDRVALSNAVSALADSRSFSHVRSLLDSLPRSDLPHSIVLFGQAGMLEDAIRTFRGSNSSSVRTLNALLFACILAGRHDEVGRIFREFPGTHGIASNVETYNTVVKAFCESGTSRSFYSVLDEMCRAGIKPNMTTFCTALAGFYKEERFDDVDKVLELMKKHDCHPGLSAYNVRIQSLCKLKRPGDAKALFKEMMTKGMKPNWVTFNHLIFGFCKQGDLEEAKKFYRQMRGRGCVPDSSCYFTFIYYLCEGGDFEAALSVCKETMAKNWVPCFSTMKMLVKGLLSNSKVEEARELMERVKEKFSGNSDMWKEVEEALPQ, encoded by the coding sequence ATGGCCGCCGTCGCCGCTGCTCGCAATCATCTCCTTAACCACCTGCGATACCGCTCCTTCTCCTCCGCGTCGGCCATCCTCAACCCGTCCGATCCTTCTGCCGTGCTTACCAGCAAGCAGAAGTCCCGCGCCGCCCTCGCCCTGCTCAAGTCCGAGACCGACCCCTCACGCATCATCGATATCTGCCGCGCCGCCGCTCTTTCCCCCTCCTCATCCCACCTCGACCGTGTCGCTCTCTCCAACGCCGTCTCCGCCCTTGCCGACTCCCGTTCCTTCTCCCATGTCCGTTCCCTCCTCGACTCCCTTCCGCGCTCCGACCTCCCCCACTCCATTGTCCTCTTTGGCCAGGCTGGCATGCTCGAGGACGCCATCCGCACCTTCCGCGGATCGAACTCCTCTTCCGTCCGCACCCTCAACGCCCTTCTCTTCGCCTGCATCCTCGCCGGCCGCCACGACGAGGTGGGCCGGATCTTCCGTGAGTTCCCCGGAACCCACGGTATTGCCTCCAATGTAGAGACCTACAATACCGTCGTCAAGGCCTTTTGCGAGTCTGGCACCTCCCGATCCTTCTATTCCGTCCTCGATGAGATGTGCCGCGCCGGGATCAAGCCTAACATGACCACCTTCTGCACCGCCCTCGCTGGGTTCTACAAGGAGGAGCGGTTCGACGACGTTGACAAGGTCTTGGAGCTTATGAAAAAACACGACTGCCACCCCGGGCTCAGCGCCTACAACGTGAGGATCCAAAGCCTCTGCAAGCTCAAGCGCCCGGGAGATGCGAAGGCACTTTTCAAGGAGATGATGACCAAGGGAATGAAGCCAAATTGGGTCACGTTTAACCACTTGATATTTGGGTTCTGCAAACAAGGCGACTTGGAGGAGGCCAAGAAGTTCTACAGGCAGATGAGGGGTCGAGGGTGCGTTCCAGATAGCAGCTGTTACTTCACTTTTATATACTACCTCTGCGAAGGCGGGGACTTTGAGGCGGCGCTGTCGGTGTGCAAGGAGACCATGGCGAAGAACTGGGTCCCGTGCTTCTCAACTATGAAGATGCTTGTGAAAGGGCTTCTGAGCAATTCAAAGGTCGAGGAGGCACGGGAGCTcatggagagggtgaaggagaagtTCTCGGGCAACTCAGATATGTGGAAGGAAGTGGAAGAAGCATTGCCTCAGTAG
- the LOC135640182 gene encoding uncharacterized protein LOC135640182 isoform X4 translates to MTPIKMLSFIRDILWHLRDQKLMVFGLIFTVSSLIKVDSYNKISDHVGKSSQRLVGCWPVSEAYLTSSYFAQQKSLFDSDCHDYLAGEFSSGDFCKGMASEISLLQLSDLQRRLHGEGSHRHLISTLKFMNRSYIRSLLDSHDCKAVIIERLPIGIFADLFELQHLVHRKVFLDAAVFGDTNLELPSALSNRSIVEVHMNIGHENPLRGYETVLELPLHARYPRMIIKLEGVSSEAAIVSTVYEIVDYCAS, encoded by the exons ATGACGCCGATTA AGATGTTATCATTCATTAGGGACATCCTATGGCATCTTAGAGACCAGAAACTTATGGTATTTGGTCTTATCTTCACAGTTTCATCACTTATCAAG GTGGACAGTTATAATAAGATTTCTGACCATGTTGGAAAAAGCAGTCAGAGACTTGTTGGCTGTTGGCCAGTCTCTGAAGCATATCTTActagttcatactttgcacaacagAAAAGCCTGTTTGATTCAGATTGTCATGATTATCTAGCTGGAGAGTTTAGTTCCGGTGACTTCTGTAAAGGGATGGCTAGTGAAATTAGCTTGCTTCAACTTTCAGATCTCCAGCGACGACTTCATGGTGAAGGATCTCATCGTCACTTAATATCCACCTTGAAATTCATGAACAGATCATACATTAGGTCTTTGCTTGACTCTCACGACTGCAAAGCAGTAATAATCGAGAGACTTCCAATCGGTATTTTTGCTGATTTATTTGAGCTACAGCATCTTGTCCACCGCAAAG TTTTTTTGGACGCTGCTGTTTTCGGAGACACAAATTTGGAATTGCCCTCTGCACTCTCCAACAGATCAATTGTTGAGGTTCACATGAACATTGGCCATGAGAATCCTTTGAGGGGCTATGAAACTGTACTGGAACTTCCTCTGCATGCTAGATACCCG AGGATGATCATCAAGCTGGAAGGAGTGTCATCAGAAGCTGCTATTGTTTCAACAGTCTATGAGATTGTTGATTATTGTGCCAGCtaa
- the LOC135641238 gene encoding cleavage and polyadenylation specificity factor subunit 3-I-like: MASAMTGQTSSLKRRDTTAATAGPREGDQLIVTPLGAGSEVGRSCVYMSYRGKIVLFDCGIHPAYSGMAALPYFDEIDPSTIDVLLVTHFHLDHAASLPYFLEKTTFKGRVFMTHATKAIYKLLLSDYVKVSKVSVEDMLYDEQDILRTMDKIEVIDFHQTVEVNGIRFWCYTAGHVLGAAMFMVDIAGVRVLYTGDYSREEDRHLRAAEIPQFSPDICIIESTYGVQLHQPRLIREKRFTDVIHSTISQGGRVLIPAFALGRAQELLLILDEYWSNHPEFHNIPIYYASPLAKRCMAVYQTYINAMNERIRNQFANSNPFDFKHISPLKSIENFDDVGPSVVMASPGSLQSGLSRQLFDKWCSDKKNACVLPGYVVEGTLAKTILNEPKEVTLMNGLTAPLNMQVYYNSFSAHADFAQTSAFLNELMPPNIILVHGEANEMGRLKQKLISQFADKNTKIMTPKNCQSVELYFTSEKMAKTIGRLAEKTPEVGETVSGLLVKKGFTYQIMAPDDLHVFSQLSTANITQRISIPYSGAFSVIKHRLKQIYESVEAPTEEPDVPTLIVHDRVTIRQETEKYVTMQWPSDPISDMVSDSVVAMILNISREGPKVTAVAEAEKTQEEMEKMAHKVIYSLLVSLFGDVKVGEEGKLIVTVDGDVARLDGKNGEVECDNEGLKERVKTAFRRIQSAVRPIPLSAS; this comes from the exons ATGGCATCCGCCATGACCGGCCAGACTTCGTCTCTCAAGCGGCGGGATACAACGGCCGCCACGGCGGGGCCGAGGGAGGGGGATCAGCTTATCGTCACCCCGTTGGGGGCGGGCAGTGAGGTGGGCAGGTCCTGCGTCTACATGTCCTACAGAGGAAAGATCGTCTTG TTTGATTGTGGGATTCATCCGGCCTACTCTGGGATGGCTGCACTGCCTTATTTCGACGAGATTGATCCCTCGACTATTGATGTGCTTCTCGTCACACA TTTTCATCTTGATCATGCTGCATCGCTTCCATACTTCTTGGAAAAG ACTACGTTTAAAGGTCGGGTTTTCATGACTCATGCTACAAAGGCTATTTACAAGCTTCTTTTGTCGGACTATGTCAAAGTGAGCAAAGTTTCAGTTGAGGATATGCTCTATGATGAGCAAGACATACTTCGCACGATGGATAAAATTGAG GTTATTGATTTTCATCAGACTGTGGAAGTAAATGGGATTCGCTTTTGGTGCTACACTGCTGGTCATGTCCTAGGCGCTGCCATGTTCATGGTTGACATTGCTGGTGTCCGGGTGCTCTACACTGGAGACTACTCCCGTGAGGAAGATCGCCATCTCCGTGCTGCTGAAATCCCCCAGTTCTCACCGGACATCTGTATCATTGAGTCCACATATGGCGTGCAGCTCCACCAGCCCCGCCTTATACGGGAGaaacgatttacggatgtcatccacTCGACAATCTCTCAAGGCGGTCGTGTGCTCATCCCTGCTTTTGCTCTTGGCAGAGCCCAAGAGTTGCTCCTTATCCTTGATGAGTATTGGTCGAACCACCCTGAGTTCCATAACATTCCGATATATTATGCCTCTCCCCTTGCCAAAAGGTGCATGGCTGtctatcagacctacataaaTGCAATGAATGAGAGGATCAGGAACCAATTTGCAAATTCGAACCCCTTTGACTTCAAGCACATTTCTCCATTGAAGAGCATAGAGAATTTTGATGATGTTGGTCCCTCAGTTGTGATGGCAAGTCCAGGTAGCTTACAAAGTGGTCTCTCGAGGCAACTATTTGATAAATGGTGCTCAGATAAGAAAAATGCTTGTGTGCTTCCTGGGTATGTAGTGGAGGGTACTCTCGCCAAAACTATCCTCAATGAGCCCAAAGAAGTCACCCTCATGAATGGTCTCACTGCTCCTCTTAACATGCAAGTATACTACAACTCTTTTTCAGCTCATGCAGACTTTGCACAGACAAGTGCTTTTTTAAATGAGCTTATGCCACCAAACATAATTCTTGTACATGGAGAAGCCAATGAGATGGGAAGGCTTAAGCAGAAGCTTATAAGCCAATTTGcggataaaaatacaaaaatcatGACACCTAAGAATTGCCAATCAGTAGAGTTGTACTTCACTTCTGAGAAAATGGCTAAAACTATTGGAAGGCTAGCTGAGAAGACACCAGAAGTAGGAGAAACAGTTAGTGGCTTACTTGTCAAGAAGGGTTTTACATATCAGATAATGGCACCGGATGATCTTCATGTCTTCTCTCAGCTTTCTACTGCAAACATTACCCAGAGGATCTCCATCCCTTATTCTGGTGCTTTTTCAGTTATAAAGCACAGGCTGAAGCAAATATATGAAAGCGTTGAGGCTCCTACAGAAGAGCCTGATGTGCCTACATTGATTGTGCATGACAGAGTGACAATACGGCAGGAAACGGAGAAATACGTGACAATGCAGTGGCCATCTGACCCAATTAGCGATATGGTATCTGACTCTGTGGTTGCTATGATCTTGAACATCAGCCGAGAAGGTCCAAAGGTAACAGCTGTTGCAGAAGCTGAGAAGACACAAGAAGAGATGGAGAAAATGGCCCATAAAGTCATCTACAGTTTACTGGTTTCCCTTTTTGGGGACGTCAAGGTTGGAGAGGAAGGAAAGTTGATTGTCACTGTTGATGGGGACGTCGCACGGCTGGATGGAAAGAATGGTGAAGTAGAGTGTGATAACGAGGGTTTAAAGGAGAGGGTGAAAACAGCATTCCGGCGGATCCAGAGTGCTGTGAGGCCTATCCCACTTTCAGCATCCTGA
- the LOC135640182 gene encoding uncharacterized protein LOC135640182 isoform X2 — MLSFIRDILWHLRDQKLMVFGLIFTVSSLIKVDSYNKISDHVGKSSQRLVGCWPVSEAYLTSSYFAQQKSLFDSDCHDYLAGEFSSGDFCKGMASEISLLQLSDLQRRLHGEGSHRHLISTLKFMNRSYIRSLLDSHDCKAVIIERLPIGIFADLFELQHLVHRKVFLDAAVFGDTNLELPSALSNRSIVEVHMNIGHENPLRGYETVLELPLHARYPPLDDSGYAEVQLGHPDLFLHCRSKEAQSEPCLWRLTEVNAGPAKAVMWRVPSGNDAHRGIVSSVTFVSALVCALSIVVSAITSRNKDVRRSR; from the exons ATGTTATCATTCATTAGGGACATCCTATGGCATCTTAGAGACCAGAAACTTATGGTATTTGGTCTTATCTTCACAGTTTCATCACTTATCAAG GTGGACAGTTATAATAAGATTTCTGACCATGTTGGAAAAAGCAGTCAGAGACTTGTTGGCTGTTGGCCAGTCTCTGAAGCATATCTTActagttcatactttgcacaacagAAAAGCCTGTTTGATTCAGATTGTCATGATTATCTAGCTGGAGAGTTTAGTTCCGGTGACTTCTGTAAAGGGATGGCTAGTGAAATTAGCTTGCTTCAACTTTCAGATCTCCAGCGACGACTTCATGGTGAAGGATCTCATCGTCACTTAATATCCACCTTGAAATTCATGAACAGATCATACATTAGGTCTTTGCTTGACTCTCACGACTGCAAAGCAGTAATAATCGAGAGACTTCCAATCGGTATTTTTGCTGATTTATTTGAGCTACAGCATCTTGTCCACCGCAAAG TTTTTTTGGACGCTGCTGTTTTCGGAGACACAAATTTGGAATTGCCCTCTGCACTCTCCAACAGATCAATTGTTGAGGTTCACATGAACATTGGCCATGAGAATCCTTTGAGGGGCTATGAAACTGTACTGGAACTTCCTCTGCATGCTAGATACCCG CCCCTTGATGATAGTGGCTATGCAGAAGTCCAATTGGGACATCCGGATTTGTTTCTGCATTGCAGGTCAAAGGAAGCTCAGTCAGAACCGTGTTTGTGGAGACTCACTGAAGTGAATGCTGGGCCTGCAAAGGCAGTCATGTGGCGTGTTCCTTCTGGGAATGATGCACACAGAGGCATTGTATCCAGTGTTACTTTTGTTTCAGCATTGGTTTGTGCTCTATCTATTGTTGTTTCTGCTATTACTTCTAGAAACAAAGATGTCAGACGGTCAAGATGA